The Coffea arabica cultivar ET-39 chromosome 8e, Coffea Arabica ET-39 HiFi, whole genome shotgun sequence genome window below encodes:
- the LOC113703589 gene encoding putative UPF0481 protein At3g02645 encodes MEHSYSYSSATVPLSSCARGWVDRISNIFRKEIAVDIDHLPPVSVFEVPKTLSLKKPEAYTPQLIAMGPYHHLRPELYQMERYKLAAIKEISTPEQISNFQHIVINRLKEIDPSIRACYNKFMDYDQDTLAWIIAIDGCFFLHILHSYLVHDETTDRRLFGNTIVTRDIMMLENQLPFVLLKEIRKSLQVSPNSNDQGVEGDIELISMLFQLCEAQSPVKFSIDKTNKCRYRRPLHLLDMMYHMIVNVPGPAVSGCLVNGPIQVVPTYTEFRNSSTSSSSSFSTDNEDPEVAHNNLETLLDLVETIGPKHTQRFLSPVKFVSSIPWSTISGLYRKGNLGTGEQNSEHDEIEIPSVSHLWRYAKVQCKPFIGSIQEIKFVEEEAALYLPVMNLNVSSEVIMRNLVAYEAAMCKSTLKFARYVNLMNGIIDTAEDVKLLKQNGVIKGALTDGEIADQFNGMQRCYAGSDHKSNIEVAVEKVNKFYGKKLLVRTVRGLKKNLYASWKCLALVSTGALLVVLGLQTFCDFYECSKLWNFHQGSS; translated from the coding sequence ATGGAACATTCATATTCATATTCATCAGCCACAGTTCCCTTAAGCTCTTGCGCCAGGGGCTGGGTTGATCGAATCAGCAACATCTTCCGGAAAGAAATTGCCGTTGACATCGATCATCTCCCTCCCGTTTCTGTTTTTGAAGTCCCCAAAACGCTCAGCCTTAAAAAACCCGAAGCTTATACTCCTCAGCTCATAGCCATGGGGCCGTACCATCATTTACGCCCCGAGCTCTATCAGATGGAGAGGTACAAGCTCGCTGCCATCAAAGAGATCTCAACCCCGGAGCAGATTTCCAATTTCCAACACATCGTGATCAACAGGTTGAAGGAGATAGATCCTTCTATCCGGGCTTGTTACAATAAGTTCATGGACTATGATCAAGATACGTTGGCGTGGATCATAGCAATAGACGGTTGTTTCTTTCTCCACATCTTGCATTCTTATCTTGTGCACGATGAGACCACGGACAGGAGACTGTTCGGCAACACTATTGTCACGAGAGATATCATGATGCTTGAGAATCAACTCCCATTTGTTCTGTTGAAAGAGATTCGCAAGTCTCTTCAAGTCTCTCCTAATTCCAATGATCAGGGGGTAGAAGGTGATATTGAGTTGATCTCAATGTTATTTCAATTGTGTGAAGCACAATCTCCTGTTAAGTTCTCTATTGATAAGACCAACAAATGCCGTTACCGTAGACCTCTGCATTTGTTAGATATGATGTATCATATGATTGTTAATGTCCCAGGTCCTGCCGTGTCCGGATGCTTAGTAAATGGTCCCATTCAAGTCGTGCCAACTTATACAGAATTCAGGAACTCATCGACCTCTTCATCCTCGTCCTTCTCGACTGATAATGAAGATCCAGAAGTGGCTCACAATAATTTGGAAACACTCTTGGACTTGGTGGAGACCATTGGTCCTAAGCATACCCAGCGATTTCTTAGCCCTGTTAAGTTTGTATCGAGTATTCCATGGTCAACTATTTCTGGGCTGTACAGAAAAGGCAACCTGGGTACTGGAGAGCAAAATTCAGAACATGATGAAATCGAAATTCCGTCGGTATCTCATCTCTGGCGCTATGCTAAAGTGCAATGCAAACCCTTCATTGGGAGCATTCAAGAGATCAAGTTCGTGGAAGAGGAAGCCGCTTTGTACCTTCCTGTAATGAATTTGAACGTGAGCTCAGAAGTGATAATGAGGAATCTGGTGGCTTACGAGGCTGCTATGTGTAAGTCAACCCTTAAATTTGCTCGATACGTCAACCTCATGAATGGGATTATAGACACTGCAGAAGACGTGAAGCTGCTGAAGCAAAATGGGGTGATCAAGGGGGCTCTCACGGATGGGGAAATTGCTGATCAATTCAACGGTATGCAGAGATGTTATGCCGGCTCAGATCACAAGTCTAACATCGAGGTTGCCGTTGAGAAAGTTAACAAATTCTACGGCAAGAAGCTTTTGGTCAGGACGGTTAGAGGGTTGAAGAAGAATTTGTATGCTTCATGGAAATGTCTGGCCCTGGTTTCCACTGGCGCGCTGCTGGTCGTGCTTGGCCTGCAGACCTTTTGCGATTTCTATGAATGCAGCAAGCTCTGGAACTTCCACCAGGGATCGTCATGA